Proteins encoded in a region of the Augochlora pura isolate Apur16 chromosome 4, APUR_v2.2.1, whole genome shotgun sequence genome:
- the Eif3j gene encoding eukaryotic translation initiation factor 3 subunit J, translated as MDDEWDVVDVDAKFDLAIGSNKWEGEDEEEDVKDSWEDVEEEKKDVEKPAELPKAKPKPKKALAERIEEREKKAREEAERKAKEKEEGLTPEEKRAEQLKRQRLQEEEDLRLAMETFGIATTNTEEGVLSLDTTVPDTKEEFDQYGIVLAQKINQFSKHTEFPPFAEELVKIIALNLSSINLKKVKTMIDNLLIEKQKVEKGDKSRKNKGKGKAKLHIEGENTLLSEYGDYVYDDYNDFM; from the exons ATGGATGACGAATGGG ATGTCGTAGACGTTGATGCTAAATTCGACCTCGCTATCGGATCCAACAAGTGGGAGGGCGAAGATGAAGAGGAAGACGTGAAG GATAGTTGGGAAGATGtcgaagaagagaagaaagatgTAGAAAAACCTGCAGAATTACCTAAGGCCAAACCAAAGCCAAAGAAAGCTTTGGCGGAAAGGATTGAAGAGCGTGAG AAGAAGGCAAGAGAAGAAGCAGAAAGgaaagcaaaagaaaaagaagaaggttTAACACCAGAGGAAAAGAGAGCAGAACAATTGAAACGTCAGAGGCTGCAAGAGGAAGAGGATCTACGACTTGCCATGGAGACATTTG GTATAGCTACTACTAATACCGAGGAAGGTGTGTTGAGCCTGGATACTACAGTGCCTGACACAAAAGAAGAGTTCGACCAGTATGGCATTGTACTTgcacaaaaaataaatcagtTTTCCAAGCATACTGAATTCCCTCCATTTGCAGAAgaacttgttaaaataatcGCCCTCAATT TATCTTcaataaatttgaagaaagTGAAAACAATGATTGATAATCTGTTGATCGAAAAACAGAAGGTTGAAAAAGGCGACAAGTCGAGAAAGAACAAGGGCAAAGGAAAAGCGAAACTGCATATCGAAGGTGAAAATACTCTGTTAAGCGAATACGGCGACTATGTTTACGATGATTACAACGATTTCATGTAG
- the LOC144468347 gene encoding uncharacterized protein LOC144468347 produces the protein MAADYPYRYERCLDMEQIGEQPVSLEGFKPLTIIMEVLGAILVIFVAVWCSHYRGGFAWRSNPQLEFNWHPLLMVIAFVFLYGNAMLIYRTRRNARKNRLKLIHGGMMLFIIVLIIIALVAVFDSHNLNPTPIPNMYSLHSWVGLTSVILFCCQWVAGFVSFFYPGLQVPLRASYMPIHVYFGIAGFVGVIASCLIGLNEKAFFALSNNYSKLVGEAVVINIIGLLLILFGGLTVYLVTQERYKRFPKPEDASLVRGSQRPQASITTDIVRSMVNQIPVPQAKYELLTDVRQPRWKTQVLCLVLISLILGILFITRAWIGILILSSQKVETLDTETLFEDAKIATWLRRAWMYAESTKENQNADRNNTISTSQQSYTNSTRQIIVCYYTISEYLNTLWELRPSHIDPNLCTHIIMGFASVVNCSLDLGNNITTYKDVIAIKKLQPELRVMISVGGSNELHFGFSEMVKNHANRKRFIRSVLNVTKSFGFDGLDIDWEFPAWLGADDREKLHFIQLLEELRREFERAKETLILSVAVAAPKAIVDQSYDVVEMAKYVDFVNLMSYDYHFYVWYYPITGLNAPLFPRSSESGYLSTLNVNFSAHYWLSKGMPKEKLIIGIPTCGHTYTLDNFLNHGLLAPTNGVGKLGTLGFISYSEVCQFLQNGANRVFENESKVPYAYKDKEWISYDDIESIRYKAEWIRANNFGGAMIFSLNVDDWNYTCKMNESFPLTRMIAKVFRNQD, from the exons ATGGCAGCAGACTATCCTTATAGGTATGAAAGGTGTTTAG ACATGGAGCAAATTGGAGAACAACCCGTGTCTTTAGAGGGTTTTAAACCTCTTACAATTATTATGGAAGTTCTTGGAGCAATATTAGTAATCTTTGTTGCTGTTTGGTGTAGCCATTACAGAGGTGGTTTTGCCTGGAGATCTAATCCACAGTTAGAATTCAACTGGCATCCTTTGTTAATGGTCATTGCATTTGTTTTCCTTTATGGAAATG caatgttaatatatagaaCTCGAAGAAACGCCCGAAAAAATCGCCTGAAGTTAATTCATGGTGGCATGATGTTATtcataattgtattaataataattgctctAGTCGCTGTATTTGATAGTCACAACTTAAATCCAACGCCAATACCAAACATGTACAGTCTTCATAGCTGGGTTGGACTTACTAGCGTAATTTTGTTCTGCTGTCAG TGGGTTGCTGGCTTTGTATCTTTCTTCTATCCTGGATTACAAGTTCCACTACGTGCATCCTATATGCCTATTCATGTATACTTTGGGATTGCAGGCTTTGTTGGTGTAATTGCTTCTTGTCTTATAGGACTTAATGAGAAAGCTTTCTTCGCATTGTC GAACAATTACTCGAAGCTTGTAGGTGAAGcagttgttattaatataattggaCTTCTATTAATTCTCTTCGGTGGATTGACCGTTTATTTAGTAACACAGGAACGATACAAGCGTTTTCCCAAACCCGAAGACGCATCTCTAGTTAGAGGAAGTCAA CGTCCTCAAGCGTCAATCACGACGGACATTGTGCGTTCAATGGTTAACCAAATTCCTGTGCCTCAGGCCAAGTATGAATTGTTAACGGACGTCCGCCA ACCTCGTTGGAAGACGCAAGTGCTGTGCTTGGTGCTGATATCACTAATACTAGGAATACTTTTTATAACACGTGCCTGGATAGGAATTCTCATTCTAAGTTCTCAAAAAGTTGAGACGCTAGATACAGAGACATTATTCGAAGATGCCAAGATTGCTACGTGGCTACGTCGGGCTTGGATGTACGCCGAGTCGACGAAGGAGAACCAGAATGCGGACAGGAACAACACCATCAGTACGTCACAGCAGTCCTACACCAACTCCACAAG GCAGATCATTGTCTGTTATTACACCATATCGGAGTACCTGAACACGCTCTGGGAGCTCCGTCCGTCGCACATTGACCCTAATCTTTGTACGCATATTATCATGGGTTTTGCGAGCGTGGTGAACTGCAGCCTCGATCTCGGTAACAACATAACAACTTACAAAGACGTTATTGCCATTAAAAAGTTGCAGCCGGAATTAAGGGTCATGATAAGTGTTGGCGGTAGTAACGAGCTCCACTTCGGTTTTTCAGAAATGGTAAAGAATCACGCTAATAGAAAAAG atttaTAAGGTCTGTTTTAAATGTGACAAAGTCATTTGGTTTTGATGGCTTAGATATAGATTGGGAATTTCCAGCGTGGCTTGGAGCTGATGATCGCGAGAAACTTCATTTCATACAACTTTTAGAAGAATTAAGAAGAGAATTTGAACGAGCCAAAGAAACGTTAATACTTTCTGTTGCTGTGGCTGCTCCCAAAGCTATTGTTGACCAAAGCTACGATGTTGTAGAAATGgcaaa atacgTGGACTTTGTAAATCTTATGTCCTATGAttaccatttttatgtttGGTATTATCCAATCACTGGACTCAATGCACCTTTGTTTCCACGTTCTTCAGAATCGGGGTACCTTTCTacattaaatgttaatttctcAGCACACTATTGGCTCTCTAAAGGCATgccaaaagaaaaattaattatcggtaTTCCAACTTGTGGCCATACTTATACattggacaattttttaaatcatggGTTACTTGCTCCAACAAACGGGGTTGGGAAATTAGGTACCCTGGGTTTCATTTCCTATTCTGAAGTTTGCCAGTTCCTTCAAAACGGTGCGAATCGcgttttcgaaaatgaaagtaaagtTCCATATGCTTACAAGGACAAAGAATGGATATCATACGACGATATTGAAAGTATCCGCTATAAG GCTGAATGGATTCGTGCAAACAACTTTGGAGGCGCGAtgattttctctttaaatGTTGACGACTGGAACTATACGTGTAAAATGAACGAATCTTTTCCTTTAACTCGTATGATTGCAAAAGTCTTCAGGAATCAGGACTGA
- the Coq5 gene encoding ubiquinone biosynthesis protein COQ3, mitochondrial, with protein MIDKGRFFKSLLKNRRIIFSCEKYLSEAAANNSDEKTTHFGFKTVKESEKVKEVYSVFEKVANSYDQMNDAMSLGIHRIWKDIFIQRLGPTHGSKLLDSAGGTGDITFRYLQYLKNIPNRQSLKSSVTVCDINKNMLEVGKVRANRQGWLNQDSVAIDWEECNAEELPFANDTYTAYTIAFGIRNVTHIDKVLSEAYRVLTPGGRFMCLEFSHVNNDALRWLYDQYSFQMIPVLGTLIAGEWKAYQYLVESIRKFPKQECFKEMIEEAGFRNVTYENLTCGVVSIHSGFKL; from the exons atgattgacAAAggaagattttttaaaagtttacttaaaaataggaggattatattttcttgtGAGAAATATTTGTCGGAAGCTGCTGCAAATAATAGCGATGAGAAGACAACACATTTTGGATTTAAAACTGTTAAAGAAAGCGAAAAAGTGAAAGAAG TGTATTCTGTATTCGAGAAGGTAGCGAATTCTTATGATCAGATGAATGATGCGATGAGTCTAGGAATTCATCGTATTTGGAAAGATATATTCATTCAGAGACTTGGACCAACTCACGGAAGTAAATTATTAGACTCAGCTGGTGGTACAGGAGATATAACTTTTAGATATCTACAGTACTTGAAAAATATACCTAATCGCCAAAGTTTAAAAAGTTCTGTAACTGTTTgtgatataaataagaatatgtTAGAAGTAGGAAAAGTTAGAGCTAACAGACAAGGTTGGCTTAATCAAGATAGTGTTGCAATTGATTGGGAGGAGTGCAATGCAGAAGAACTTCCTTTTGCTAATGATACGTATACAGCTTATACAATTGCTTTTGGTATAAGAAATGTTACACATATTGACAAG gttCTTTCTGAAGCATACAGAGTACTTACACCAGGTGGTCGTTTTATGTGTTTAGAGTTTAGCCATGTAAATAATGATGCCTTAAGATG GCTTTATGATCAATATTCGTTTCAAATGATACCAGTATTGGGTACTCTAATAGCAGGTGAATGGAAAGCTTATCAATACCTTGTTGAAAGTATCAGGAAGTTCCCAAAACAAGAATGTTTTAAG GAAATGATAGAAGAAGCTGGATTTCGAAATGTTacttatgaaaatttaacttGTGGAGTTGTATCTATTCATTCAGGGTTTAAActataa
- the LOC144469583 gene encoding recQ-mediated genome instability protein 1 isoform X3 — translation MEWKCPKKRMIQLKLTDGIQDIIGIEYKPMSTLNETLLPGYKVMIVGPVKCRRGVLLLEERKLRKIGGEVDSLLIPNALENILARALNVEENPDPYGDNELKSNNIEQREEPVNELANVFEDEFDINFDEVSEIENLHRKSPKQPNVNTMQIETVRENLLTNASIERTSNYSCTVQNERKNFNVNNDERKNDHTPSEDIILDDDDCFLEMVDEGQFVKPQTEQKMSAPFRALPKEEDDDLIIINDDDMVETKYGNMEKSVIKQDKTSRSNSSWFMNKTNSSKNASASTSRVKPTDTATPNIGAKRPVPMSPSDCAIKKKGRIDRKITEFTSSPPVVKLCDFIYDINNDIITEMTVKTICGRVEVLGKLSKQNTSWNLDATLVDGTGKIEVTFTNKVLEDLLGFSVQQFSLKKKLKKNPEIELELRTSFRNAERRIKTLHDLLELELDVNKKPTVIKIIDITQDKREQIEKQLQSFLKKNNI, via the exons ATGGAATGGAAATGTCCGAAAAAGAGAatgatacaattaaaattaacagacGGAATACAAGATATAATTGGAATTGAATATAAACCAATGTCTACATTAAAT GAAACATTATTACCAGGGTACAAAGTTATGATAGTAGGACCAGTAAAATGCCGTAGAGGTGTTTTATTGttagaagaaagaaagttGAGAAAAATTGGTGGTGAAGTGGATAGTTTACTAATCCCTAATGCTTTGGAAAATATTCTGGCTCGAGCTTT aAACGTTGAAGAAAATCCAGATCCTTACGGTGACAATGAGCTCAAATCAAATAACATTGAACAAAGAGAAGAACCAGTGAATGAATTGGCAAATGTCTTTGAAGATGAATTTGATATAAACTTTGATGAAGtttctgaaattgaaaatttacacAGGAAAAGTCCGAAACAGCCTAATGTTAATACAATGCAGATTGAAACTGTGCGAGAAAATCTTTTGACCAACGCCAGTATTGAAAGGACAAGCAATTACAGTTGTACAGTACaaaatgaaaggaaaaattttaatgttaataatgatGAAAGGAAAAATGATCATACACCTAGCGAGGATATAATTTTAGACGACGATGATTGCTTTTTAGAAATG gtTGATGAAGGCCAATTTGTTAAACCACAAACAGAACAAAAAATGTCAGCACCGTTTAGAGCTCTCCcaaaagaagaagacgacgatctaattataataaacgatGACGACATGGTTGAGACAAAGTAtggaaatatggaaaaatctgtaataaaaCAAGATAAGACTTCTCGTTCAAATTCTTCTTGGTTTATGAATAAAACGAACTCTTCGAAAAATGCATCAGCTTCTACATCGCGTGTTAAACCAACAGACACCGCTACACCTAACATTGGAGCAAAAAGACCA GTTCCAATGTCTCCATCGGATTGTgctataaaaaagaaaggcaGAATTGACAGGAAAATCACAGAATTTACAAGTAGTCCTCCAGTTGTAAAACtttgtgattttatttatgatataaataacgaTATCATAACTGAAATGactgttaaaacaatttgtgGACGTGTAGAAGTTCTCGGAAAATTGTCAAAGCAAAATACATCCTGGAATTTAGATGCTACTCTAGTGGACGGTACTGGAAAAATAGAAGttacttttacaaataaa gttCTTGAAGATTTATTAGGCTTCAGTGTAcagcaattttcattaaaaaagaaattgaagaaaaatccTGAGATCGAACTTGAACTTAGAACg agTTTTCGTAATGCAGAAAGGAGGATAAAAACCTTACATGACCTCTTGGAATTGGAGTTagatgttaataaaaaaccGACAGTGATCAAAATCATTGATATAACTCAAGACAAGAGAGAACAAATTGAGAAACAATTGCAAtcgtttctaaaaaaaaataatatttaa
- the LOC144469583 gene encoding recQ-mediated genome instability protein 1 isoform X1, whose translation MTEDLFKRIKSKLKSEFFVMNDDWLRDCTQYYVQQNPNSNNQEILEFVKIQWQLSNLREINNENGSLPRNISEQKSVILPENYILQVEQMYDIATSKYKQLQNIRNTHFSEVEASEEQKMEWKCPKKRMIQLKLTDGIQDIIGIEYKPMSTLNETLLPGYKVMIVGPVKCRRGVLLLEERKLRKIGGEVDSLLIPNALENILARALNVEENPDPYGDNELKSNNIEQREEPVNELANVFEDEFDINFDEVSEIENLHRKSPKQPNVNTMQIETVRENLLTNASIERTSNYSCTVQNERKNFNVNNDERKNDHTPSEDIILDDDDCFLEMVDEGQFVKPQTEQKMSAPFRALPKEEDDDLIIINDDDMVETKYGNMEKSVIKQDKTSRSNSSWFMNKTNSSKNASASTSRVKPTDTATPNIGAKRPVPMSPSDCAIKKKGRIDRKITEFTSSPPVVKLCDFIYDINNDIITEMTVKTICGRVEVLGKLSKQNTSWNLDATLVDGTGKIEVTFTNKVLEDLLGFSVQQFSLKKKLKKNPEIELELRTSFRNAERRIKTLHDLLELELDVNKKPTVIKIIDITQDKREQIEKQLQSFLKKNNI comes from the exons ATGACcgaggatttatttaaacgcataaaaagcaaattaaaatCGGAATTCTTTGTAATGAATGATGACTGGTTAAGAGATTGTACACAATACTATGTACAGCAAAACCCAAAT tcgaataacCAAGAGATTttagaatttgtaaaaatacagTGGCAACTTAGCAACTtgcgagaaattaataatgaaaatggaaGTTTACCGCGTAATATTTCAGAACAAAAATCTGTTATATTAcctgaaaattatattctccaG GTGGAACAAATGTATGATATTGCAACAtccaaatataaacaattacaaaatatcagaaataCTCATTTTTCAGAGGTAGAAGCAAGCGAAGAACAAAAAATGGAATGGAAATGTCCGAAAAAGAGAatgatacaattaaaattaacagacGGAATACAAGATATAATTGGAATTGAATATAAACCAATGTCTACATTAAAT GAAACATTATTACCAGGGTACAAAGTTATGATAGTAGGACCAGTAAAATGCCGTAGAGGTGTTTTATTGttagaagaaagaaagttGAGAAAAATTGGTGGTGAAGTGGATAGTTTACTAATCCCTAATGCTTTGGAAAATATTCTGGCTCGAGCTTT aAACGTTGAAGAAAATCCAGATCCTTACGGTGACAATGAGCTCAAATCAAATAACATTGAACAAAGAGAAGAACCAGTGAATGAATTGGCAAATGTCTTTGAAGATGAATTTGATATAAACTTTGATGAAGtttctgaaattgaaaatttacacAGGAAAAGTCCGAAACAGCCTAATGTTAATACAATGCAGATTGAAACTGTGCGAGAAAATCTTTTGACCAACGCCAGTATTGAAAGGACAAGCAATTACAGTTGTACAGTACaaaatgaaaggaaaaattttaatgttaataatgatGAAAGGAAAAATGATCATACACCTAGCGAGGATATAATTTTAGACGACGATGATTGCTTTTTAGAAATG gtTGATGAAGGCCAATTTGTTAAACCACAAACAGAACAAAAAATGTCAGCACCGTTTAGAGCTCTCCcaaaagaagaagacgacgatctaattataataaacgatGACGACATGGTTGAGACAAAGTAtggaaatatggaaaaatctgtaataaaaCAAGATAAGACTTCTCGTTCAAATTCTTCTTGGTTTATGAATAAAACGAACTCTTCGAAAAATGCATCAGCTTCTACATCGCGTGTTAAACCAACAGACACCGCTACACCTAACATTGGAGCAAAAAGACCA GTTCCAATGTCTCCATCGGATTGTgctataaaaaagaaaggcaGAATTGACAGGAAAATCACAGAATTTACAAGTAGTCCTCCAGTTGTAAAACtttgtgattttatttatgatataaataacgaTATCATAACTGAAATGactgttaaaacaatttgtgGACGTGTAGAAGTTCTCGGAAAATTGTCAAAGCAAAATACATCCTGGAATTTAGATGCTACTCTAGTGGACGGTACTGGAAAAATAGAAGttacttttacaaataaa gttCTTGAAGATTTATTAGGCTTCAGTGTAcagcaattttcattaaaaaagaaattgaagaaaaatccTGAGATCGAACTTGAACTTAGAACg agTTTTCGTAATGCAGAAAGGAGGATAAAAACCTTACATGACCTCTTGGAATTGGAGTTagatgttaataaaaaaccGACAGTGATCAAAATCATTGATATAACTCAAGACAAGAGAGAACAAATTGAGAAACAATTGCAAtcgtttctaaaaaaaaataatatttaa
- the LOC144469583 gene encoding recQ-mediated genome instability protein 1 isoform X2 — translation MYDIATSKYKQLQNIRNTHFSEVEASEEQKMEWKCPKKRMIQLKLTDGIQDIIGIEYKPMSTLNETLLPGYKVMIVGPVKCRRGVLLLEERKLRKIGGEVDSLLIPNALENILARALNVEENPDPYGDNELKSNNIEQREEPVNELANVFEDEFDINFDEVSEIENLHRKSPKQPNVNTMQIETVRENLLTNASIERTSNYSCTVQNERKNFNVNNDERKNDHTPSEDIILDDDDCFLEMVDEGQFVKPQTEQKMSAPFRALPKEEDDDLIIINDDDMVETKYGNMEKSVIKQDKTSRSNSSWFMNKTNSSKNASASTSRVKPTDTATPNIGAKRPVPMSPSDCAIKKKGRIDRKITEFTSSPPVVKLCDFIYDINNDIITEMTVKTICGRVEVLGKLSKQNTSWNLDATLVDGTGKIEVTFTNKVLEDLLGFSVQQFSLKKKLKKNPEIELELRTSFRNAERRIKTLHDLLELELDVNKKPTVIKIIDITQDKREQIEKQLQSFLKKNNI, via the exons ATGTATGATATTGCAACAtccaaatataaacaattacaaaatatcagaaataCTCATTTTTCAGAGGTAGAAGCAAGCGAAGAACAAAAAATGGAATGGAAATGTCCGAAAAAGAGAatgatacaattaaaattaacagacGGAATACAAGATATAATTGGAATTGAATATAAACCAATGTCTACATTAAAT GAAACATTATTACCAGGGTACAAAGTTATGATAGTAGGACCAGTAAAATGCCGTAGAGGTGTTTTATTGttagaagaaagaaagttGAGAAAAATTGGTGGTGAAGTGGATAGTTTACTAATCCCTAATGCTTTGGAAAATATTCTGGCTCGAGCTTT aAACGTTGAAGAAAATCCAGATCCTTACGGTGACAATGAGCTCAAATCAAATAACATTGAACAAAGAGAAGAACCAGTGAATGAATTGGCAAATGTCTTTGAAGATGAATTTGATATAAACTTTGATGAAGtttctgaaattgaaaatttacacAGGAAAAGTCCGAAACAGCCTAATGTTAATACAATGCAGATTGAAACTGTGCGAGAAAATCTTTTGACCAACGCCAGTATTGAAAGGACAAGCAATTACAGTTGTACAGTACaaaatgaaaggaaaaattttaatgttaataatgatGAAAGGAAAAATGATCATACACCTAGCGAGGATATAATTTTAGACGACGATGATTGCTTTTTAGAAATG gtTGATGAAGGCCAATTTGTTAAACCACAAACAGAACAAAAAATGTCAGCACCGTTTAGAGCTCTCCcaaaagaagaagacgacgatctaattataataaacgatGACGACATGGTTGAGACAAAGTAtggaaatatggaaaaatctgtaataaaaCAAGATAAGACTTCTCGTTCAAATTCTTCTTGGTTTATGAATAAAACGAACTCTTCGAAAAATGCATCAGCTTCTACATCGCGTGTTAAACCAACAGACACCGCTACACCTAACATTGGAGCAAAAAGACCA GTTCCAATGTCTCCATCGGATTGTgctataaaaaagaaaggcaGAATTGACAGGAAAATCACAGAATTTACAAGTAGTCCTCCAGTTGTAAAACtttgtgattttatttatgatataaataacgaTATCATAACTGAAATGactgttaaaacaatttgtgGACGTGTAGAAGTTCTCGGAAAATTGTCAAAGCAAAATACATCCTGGAATTTAGATGCTACTCTAGTGGACGGTACTGGAAAAATAGAAGttacttttacaaataaa gttCTTGAAGATTTATTAGGCTTCAGTGTAcagcaattttcattaaaaaagaaattgaagaaaaatccTGAGATCGAACTTGAACTTAGAACg agTTTTCGTAATGCAGAAAGGAGGATAAAAACCTTACATGACCTCTTGGAATTGGAGTTagatgttaataaaaaaccGACAGTGATCAAAATCATTGATATAACTCAAGACAAGAGAGAACAAATTGAGAAACAATTGCAAtcgtttctaaaaaaaaataatatttaa